CTGCTACCCGAGACGCCACCCGCGTGCTCGGGCTCGAGATCGCGCGCGCTCGCAGACGCCGACGGTGGACCCTCCAGGAGCTCGCCGACCGCGTCGGGATCTCGGTGAGCACGTTGCGTGCGGTCGAGCAGGGGACGCCCACGGTCGCGATCGGGATCGTGTTCGAGCTGGCGACGCTGCTCGGTGTGCGTCTGTACGACGCGGAGCCCAGCGAGCTCCCGGCTCTGGTCGCGCTGGGCCGCGACCGGTTGGCGCTGCTCCCGGCGCGCGTCCGGGAGACGACGGTGGACGTCGATGACGACTTCTGAGGCGCAGACGGCGTTCGTGTGGACCTGGCTCCCCGGCGCGACGGAACCGGTGGTGGCCGGCCGGCTGGACGCGGCGGGCGATGTTGTCGTGTTCACGTACGGACGCTCGTACCTCGAGCGCGACGATGCCGTCGCCCTGTACCTGCCCGAGCTCCCACTCCGTCCAGGATCGATCAGACCACTCGGCGCTCTCGACGTCGCTGGATGCATCAGCGACGCCGGCCCCGACTCCTGGGGCCAGCGCGTCATCCTTGCCCGCCATGGGCACCGAGGCCCCACCAGCGACACCGCAGAGCTCGGGCTGCTGACCTACCTGCTCGA
Above is a genomic segment from Mumia sp. Pv4-285 containing:
- a CDS encoding helix-turn-helix domain-containing protein, producing MLGLEIARARRRRRWTLQELADRVGISVSTLRAVEQGTPTVAIGIVFELATLLGVRLYDAEPSELPALVALGRDRLALLPARVRETTVDVDDDF